The following are encoded together in the Streptomyces sp. NBC_01465 genome:
- a CDS encoding LCP family protein — MRPSGESRTKRTKGGRRKKRKRHVGRWIATGTSLCVVGAAGAGWAYYAHLNSNLKKDTLNLSATKAEKTKANAAGQTPLNILLLGSDSRASKENQKLGGAKGDATRKPLADVQMLLHVSADRKNMTVVSVPRDTRVTIPKCTGTDGTVYPATSTQTINTSLQHGGPGCTVATWEKLTGISVDHFMMIDFSGVVSMADAVGGVPVCVKSNVSDKLSGLKLTKGTHTIKGEQALQWLRTRHGFEDGSDIGRTHAQHLYMNSMVRRLKAGTSLTDPGKLMDLAEAATKALTVDNGLGSVKKLYDLAADLKKVPTSGITMTTMPWGADPENPTAHVVPTAAATQLFTMLRNDQSVDGKKSGTATPAPSASAAPKADIAVTVQNGTSTDTQSPVSGRAAQVAGKLTSLGYAKTEVDDSLVSRSGTTVSYPSDDQKGNAQAVAGSLGLPASAVKKSSSAQGITLVVGADWTTGTTYPKTSSSDTKQTLTEAAAVNASDETACMKVNPNNTW, encoded by the coding sequence ATGCGGCCGAGCGGTGAATCGCGGACGAAACGGACGAAGGGCGGCCGGCGCAAGAAGCGCAAGCGGCACGTCGGGCGCTGGATCGCCACCGGTACGTCGCTGTGCGTCGTCGGCGCGGCCGGAGCGGGCTGGGCGTACTACGCGCACCTGAACAGCAACCTGAAGAAGGACACCCTCAACCTCTCCGCCACCAAGGCCGAGAAGACCAAGGCCAACGCGGCAGGACAGACCCCGCTCAACATCCTCCTCCTCGGCTCCGACAGCCGCGCCTCGAAGGAGAACCAGAAGCTGGGCGGGGCGAAGGGCGACGCGACCCGCAAGCCGCTCGCCGACGTACAGATGCTGCTGCACGTCTCGGCCGACCGGAAGAACATGACCGTGGTGAGCGTGCCGCGCGACACCCGCGTGACCATCCCGAAGTGCACCGGCACCGACGGCACGGTCTACCCCGCGACCAGCACCCAGACCATCAACACCAGCCTCCAGCACGGCGGTCCCGGCTGCACCGTGGCCACCTGGGAGAAGCTCACCGGGATATCCGTCGACCACTTCATGATGATCGACTTCTCGGGAGTGGTGTCGATGGCCGATGCCGTCGGCGGCGTACCGGTCTGTGTGAAGAGCAACGTCTCCGACAAGCTGTCGGGCCTGAAGCTCACCAAGGGCACGCACACCATCAAGGGCGAGCAGGCGCTGCAGTGGCTCCGTACCCGCCACGGCTTCGAGGACGGCAGCGACATCGGCCGCACCCACGCCCAGCACCTCTACATGAACTCGATGGTGCGCCGCCTCAAGGCGGGCACCAGCCTCACCGACCCCGGAAAGCTCATGGACCTCGCCGAGGCGGCGACCAAGGCGCTCACCGTCGACAACGGGCTCGGCTCGGTCAAGAAGCTGTACGACCTGGCGGCGGACCTGAAGAAGGTGCCGACCTCCGGCATCACGATGACGACCATGCCGTGGGGCGCCGATCCCGAGAACCCGACGGCCCATGTGGTGCCGACCGCGGCGGCGACGCAGCTGTTCACCATGTTGCGCAACGACCAGTCGGTGGACGGAAAGAAGAGCGGCACGGCGACCCCCGCGCCGTCCGCGAGTGCTGCACCGAAGGCCGACATCGCCGTCACCGTGCAGAACGGCACCTCCACCGACACCCAGAGTCCGGTCAGCGGACGGGCAGCCCAGGTCGCAGGCAAACTGACCTCGCTCGGCTACGCGAAGACCGAGGTCGACGACTCCCTGGTCTCCCGGTCGGGTACGACGGTCAGCTACCCGTCGGACGACCAGAAGGGCAACGCCCAGGCCGTCGCCGGCTCGCTCGGGCTGCCCGCGAGCGCGGTGAAGAAGTCGTCGTCCGCCCAGGGGATCACGCTGGTCGTCGGCGCCGACTGGACCACCGGCACCACGTACCCGAAGACCAGCAGCAGCGACACGAAACAGACGCTCACCGAGGCCGCCGCGGTCAACGCATCGGACGAGACGGCCTGTATGAAGGTCAATCCGAACAACACCTGGTGA
- a CDS encoding formylglycine-generating enzyme family protein, which produces MPPAGVSAPSQAAARIARRLVELPGGSFLMGTDDEIGYRADGEGPVREITLSPFRIAPTTVTTAQFATFVKATGHVTDAEKFDFSYVFEGFLSRELAARAPRVPATPWWRGVQGATWRRPEGPGSSVDARQNHPATHISHHDALAYCDWSGTRLPTEAEWEYAARGGLVQKRYPWGDELAPGGRHQCNIWRGTFPTVNTAADGFRATAPANSFRPNGFGLHNTVGNVWEWTADWFSRDHHVTGERTDPRGPGSGETRVMRGGSHMCHDSYCNRYRVAARSSNTPDSSAGNIGFRIAL; this is translated from the coding sequence ATGCCTCCCGCCGGGGTGTCCGCGCCGTCCCAGGCGGCGGCCCGGATCGCCAGGCGTCTGGTCGAACTGCCCGGCGGGAGCTTCCTGATGGGCACGGACGACGAGATCGGCTATCGCGCGGACGGCGAAGGCCCGGTCAGGGAGATCACCCTGAGCCCCTTCCGGATCGCGCCGACCACGGTGACCACCGCACAGTTCGCCACCTTCGTGAAGGCCACCGGGCATGTGACGGACGCCGAGAAGTTCGACTTCAGCTACGTCTTCGAGGGCTTCCTCAGCCGCGAACTGGCCGCCCGCGCACCCCGCGTCCCCGCCACCCCGTGGTGGCGCGGCGTACAGGGCGCGACCTGGCGGCGGCCCGAGGGCCCGGGCTCCTCCGTCGACGCACGCCAGAACCACCCGGCCACCCACATCAGCCACCACGACGCGCTCGCCTACTGCGACTGGTCGGGCACCCGGCTGCCCACCGAGGCCGAGTGGGAGTACGCGGCCCGTGGCGGACTGGTCCAGAAGCGCTACCCGTGGGGCGACGAACTCGCCCCCGGGGGCCGCCACCAGTGCAACATCTGGCGCGGAACCTTCCCCACGGTCAACACCGCGGCGGACGGCTTCCGCGCGACGGCACCCGCCAACTCCTTCAGGCCCAACGGCTTCGGGCTCCACAACACGGTCGGCAACGTCTGGGAATGGACCGCGGACTGGTTCAGCCGCGACCACCACGTGACGGGGGAACGCACCGACCCCAGGGGACCGGGATCGGGCGAGACCCGCGTGATGCGGGGCGGCTCCCACATGTGCCACGACTCGTACTGCAACCGCTACCGGGTCGCGGCCCGCAGCTCCAACACTCCCGACAGCTCGGCTGGGAACATCGGCTTCCGCATCGCCCTCTAA
- a CDS encoding amidohydrolase family protein gives MTHSPRTLVRNGIVIPCEGRQTVYDPGSVLIENGRITAVGTVAELDAAAADAVVVDATGHAVLPGLHNTHLHSGLLRGTAESKSLWDWLRDYVDPAHKALTPEIAETASLLCYTESLAAGTTSVMDMWRHMEGSAHAAEQVGIRATLVPYVADLPGYDYFETLETNRRLLEKYRTFADGRVRSWVGLEHLFYCSAEAFRAAAALADEFDTGLHTHSSETTWEVEESLRQFGRRPIEEFHHRGILGPRTVVAHCVWLDDHEIDLLAQTGTSVAHCPCSNMKLSSGPARVIDMRAKGIAVGLGSDGEKENNNLDLLEEMKFASLLQKVSTLDPTTGDPWDILTMATLEGARALGLDGETGSLEAGKKADLVTVDLRKLHTTPLLHGADFNAVAHLVFSSAAADVDQVYVDGRLLVDGGRVLSVDTERVRVRAQSAAEELFARRAALTAAR, from the coding sequence ATGACCCACTCCCCCCGCACCCTCGTCCGCAACGGCATCGTTATCCCCTGCGAGGGCAGGCAGACGGTGTACGACCCGGGCTCGGTCCTCATCGAGAACGGCCGGATCACCGCCGTGGGCACCGTCGCCGAACTGGACGCTGCGGCCGCCGACGCGGTCGTCGTGGACGCGACCGGGCACGCGGTCCTGCCCGGTCTGCACAACACCCATCTGCACTCGGGGCTGCTGCGCGGCACCGCGGAGTCCAAGTCGCTCTGGGACTGGCTGCGCGACTACGTCGACCCGGCACACAAGGCGCTCACCCCCGAGATCGCCGAGACCGCCTCGCTGCTCTGCTACACCGAGTCCCTGGCCGCGGGCACCACTTCGGTCATGGACATGTGGCGCCACATGGAGGGGTCCGCGCACGCCGCCGAGCAGGTCGGCATACGGGCCACGCTCGTCCCGTACGTCGCGGACCTGCCGGGGTACGACTACTTCGAGACCCTGGAGACCAACCGCCGCCTCCTGGAGAAGTACCGCACCTTCGCGGACGGCAGGGTGCGCTCCTGGGTGGGGCTCGAGCACCTCTTCTACTGCAGCGCCGAGGCGTTCAGGGCAGCGGCCGCTCTCGCCGACGAGTTCGACACCGGTCTGCACACCCACTCCTCCGAGACCACCTGGGAAGTGGAGGAGTCCCTGCGGCAGTTCGGCCGCCGTCCGATCGAGGAGTTCCACCACCGGGGCATCCTCGGGCCCCGTACGGTCGTCGCCCACTGCGTCTGGCTGGACGACCACGAGATCGATCTCCTCGCGCAGACAGGGACGTCAGTCGCGCACTGCCCCTGCTCCAACATGAAGCTCTCCTCGGGGCCCGCCCGGGTCATCGACATGCGGGCCAAGGGCATCGCGGTGGGTCTGGGCAGCGACGGCGAGAAGGAGAACAACAACCTCGACCTGCTGGAGGAGATGAAGTTCGCCTCGCTCCTCCAGAAGGTCTCCACGCTCGACCCGACCACCGGCGACCCCTGGGACATCCTCACCATGGCGACCCTGGAGGGCGCCCGCGCGCTGGGTCTGGACGGCGAGACGGGGTCGCTGGAGGCGGGCAAGAAGGCCGACCTGGTGACCGTGGACCTCCGTAAGCTCCACACCACCCCGCTGCTGCACGGGGCGGACTTCAACGCCGTGGCCCACCTGGTGTTCTCGTCCGCGGCGGCCGACGTCGACCAGGTCTATGTGGACGGCCGGCTGCTGGTCGACGGCGGCCGCGTGCTGTCCGTTGACACCGAGCGTGTACGCGTCCGGGCCCAGTCCGCGGCGGAGGAACTCTTCGCACGGCGTGCCGCGCTCACGGCGGCCCGTTAG
- a CDS encoding nucleoside deaminase, with the protein MPSPYAPTPEDKKHLVAAVELAALARKGGNHPFGALLVLDGEAVLTAGNTVVTEQDATGHAETNLVRLATRAYTREQLAGATLYTSTEPCAMCAGAVYWSGIGRVVYALGEDELLALTGASEENPTMALPCREVFAAGQRAVRVSGPCLYEEAVAVHEGFWN; encoded by the coding sequence ATGCCGTCGCCGTACGCACCCACTCCCGAGGACAAGAAGCACCTCGTCGCTGCCGTCGAACTCGCGGCCCTGGCAAGGAAGGGCGGCAACCACCCCTTCGGCGCGCTGCTGGTCCTCGACGGCGAGGCGGTCCTGACCGCCGGGAACACCGTGGTCACCGAGCAGGACGCCACCGGGCACGCCGAGACCAATCTGGTCCGCCTCGCCACCCGTGCGTACACCCGTGAGCAGCTCGCCGGCGCGACGCTCTACACCTCCACCGAACCCTGTGCGATGTGCGCCGGGGCCGTGTACTGGAGCGGCATCGGCCGGGTCGTGTACGCGCTCGGTGAGGACGAACTCCTCGCCCTCACCGGAGCCAGCGAGGAGAACCCGACCATGGCGCTGCCCTGCCGCGAGGTCTTCGCGGCAGGCCAGCGGGCTGTCCGGGTCTCGGGCCCCTGTCTGTACGAGGAGGCCGTCGCCGTCCACGAGGGCTTCTGGAACTGA
- a CDS encoding purine-cytosine permease family protein encodes MRAEPPRPQPPSAVHALRIEQAGAEPVPASERHGRPWSLFTLWFGANVQFATLSVGALSTAVFGLDLLPAALAITLGALLGSALIGLLSTRGPGTGVLQLIQSRGPFGRLGNLPSAAFTVVNGVGWCVVDTVLGVFILRRLFSLDFTPALLVMVVVQMAIAVVGHRMIHYVERVLAAVLVVVFAVVSVYGFGDAASSPAATPFAGAAGAFVLTVSVTSARCLGWASYASDYSRYFPEATSKKRVFGAAFGGAALAGVWIGVLGAALGTLSVVSDPSAMVSGVLPASLGNITLFCLLLSTLASTVIDLYSGSMAALVAGVRVERWVSVVCVGSLGAVLAWFAGRHDWAGQFQDFLLLTGYWLAPWAAVIIVAYWWRERSTPVARLYDPAHRYGWGLPAVLVGVLTSLPFMSQSLYTGPIAAAHPGLGDIGHFVGFAVAGLVFAALTAWKPAPVSAQATAPLINV; translated from the coding sequence ATGCGTGCCGAACCGCCCCGTCCCCAGCCGCCGTCCGCCGTACACGCCCTGCGCATCGAGCAGGCGGGGGCGGAGCCCGTCCCCGCCTCCGAGCGGCACGGCCGCCCCTGGTCGCTCTTCACCCTCTGGTTCGGAGCGAACGTACAGTTCGCCACCCTGTCGGTGGGTGCGCTCTCCACCGCCGTCTTCGGCCTGGACCTGCTGCCCGCCGCGCTGGCGATCACCCTGGGCGCGCTGCTGGGCTCGGCACTCATCGGCCTGCTGTCCACGCGCGGCCCTGGCACCGGCGTGCTTCAACTCATCCAGTCGCGCGGCCCGTTCGGGCGCCTCGGCAATCTGCCGTCGGCCGCTTTCACCGTGGTCAACGGTGTCGGCTGGTGCGTGGTCGACACCGTCCTGGGCGTGTTCATCCTGCGCCGTCTCTTCTCGCTGGACTTCACCCCTGCGCTGCTGGTGATGGTCGTCGTACAGATGGCGATCGCCGTCGTGGGCCACCGGATGATCCATTACGTGGAGCGGGTGCTGGCCGCCGTCCTCGTCGTGGTCTTCGCGGTCGTCTCCGTCTACGGCTTCGGCGACGCGGCCTCCTCCCCCGCCGCGACTCCCTTCGCGGGCGCGGCCGGTGCGTTCGTCCTGACCGTCTCGGTGACCTCGGCCCGCTGTCTGGGCTGGGCGTCGTACGCCTCCGACTACAGCCGCTACTTCCCCGAAGCAACCTCCAAGAAGCGGGTCTTCGGCGCCGCGTTCGGCGGGGCCGCACTCGCAGGGGTGTGGATCGGGGTGCTGGGTGCGGCGCTCGGCACGCTCTCCGTGGTCTCCGACCCGTCGGCCATGGTCAGCGGGGTCCTCCCGGCCTCGCTGGGCAACATCACCCTGTTCTGTCTGCTGCTCTCCACCCTCGCCTCCACCGTCATCGACCTCTACTCCGGCTCCATGGCGGCCCTGGTCGCCGGGGTACGGGTGGAGCGCTGGGTGTCCGTGGTCTGCGTGGGATCACTCGGTGCGGTGCTCGCCTGGTTCGCCGGCCGCCACGACTGGGCGGGCCAGTTCCAGGACTTCCTGCTCCTCACCGGCTACTGGCTCGCCCCCTGGGCGGCCGTGATCATCGTGGCGTACTGGTGGCGCGAGCGCTCCACGCCCGTCGCCCGGCTGTACGACCCGGCGCACCGCTACGGCTGGGGGCTGCCCGCCGTCCTCGTCGGCGTGCTGACCTCGCTGCCCTTCATGAGCCAGTCCCTCTACACCGGCCCCATTGCCGCCGCCCATCCAGGACTTGGCGACATCGGCCACTTCGTCGGCTTCGCCGTCGCGGGCCTCGTCTTCGCCGCGCTCACCGCCTGGAAGCCCGCCCCGGTGTCCGCTCAGGCCACCGCCCCGCTCATCAACGTATAA